The following proteins come from a genomic window of Rhizobium sp. 007:
- a CDS encoding sulfatase, giving the protein MKTVFVLFDSLNRHMLGCYGGSRIPTPNFDRLAGRSMVYDKHYVGSLPCMPARRDLLTGRLTFLHRSWGPLEPFDNAFPELLKQKGVHSHLITDHYHYWEDGGATYHNRYSTFEFVRGQESDPWKAMVQPHWERLREKYHQAQTGSGPISKYGPYMINREFIRQEKDFPSVQCFAHGLEFLDLNREADDWLLQIETFDPHEPFFAPERFKEPFKTGWNGPIRDWPRYGRVEELPEEADELRANYYAIVSLCDFLLGQLLDYFDAHDMWKDTALIVTTDHGFLLGEHDFWAKNRMNMYEEIVHIPLFIHDPRWPAAGRIDRLTQSIDVGPTFLDIFGVDAPPETEGQSLLKPNSKDAVIFGYFGGAVNVTDGRYTYHRFPADLLKQDIYQYTVMPTHITRPFTPEELSGATLAKPFSWTKEVPLLRVPVTERSPMFDNYGPGALLEKQTRLYDLAIDPGQETPLQDPARERWMLELMKALMRSNDAPAEAFKRLEL; this is encoded by the coding sequence ATGAAAACCGTCTTTGTTCTCTTCGATTCCCTCAATCGCCACATGCTCGGCTGCTACGGCGGATCTCGAATACCAACGCCGAACTTTGACCGCCTTGCCGGGCGCTCGATGGTTTATGACAAGCATTATGTGGGCTCGCTGCCCTGCATGCCGGCACGACGGGATCTCCTGACAGGACGTCTGACTTTTCTGCATCGCAGTTGGGGCCCACTCGAACCATTTGACAATGCCTTTCCAGAGCTTCTCAAGCAGAAGGGCGTGCATAGCCACCTGATCACCGATCACTACCATTATTGGGAAGACGGCGGCGCGACCTATCACAATCGGTATTCGACCTTCGAGTTCGTGCGAGGTCAGGAGTCGGATCCGTGGAAGGCAATGGTGCAGCCTCATTGGGAGCGTCTTCGGGAAAAATATCACCAAGCACAGACCGGCAGCGGCCCGATCAGCAAGTACGGGCCATACATGATCAATCGAGAATTTATCAGGCAAGAAAAGGACTTTCCCTCTGTACAGTGCTTTGCGCATGGTTTGGAGTTTCTCGATCTCAATCGCGAGGCTGATGACTGGCTACTGCAGATCGAAACATTCGATCCGCACGAACCCTTCTTCGCGCCGGAGCGCTTCAAGGAACCTTTCAAAACCGGATGGAACGGGCCCATCCGTGATTGGCCCCGCTATGGACGGGTTGAGGAACTGCCGGAAGAAGCTGATGAACTCAGAGCGAACTATTACGCGATCGTGTCGCTATGCGATTTTCTGCTCGGCCAGCTGCTCGATTACTTCGATGCGCACGATATGTGGAAAGACACCGCGCTCATCGTCACAACCGATCACGGGTTCCTTCTCGGGGAACACGATTTTTGGGCCAAGAACCGTATGAACATGTACGAGGAGATCGTACACATCCCCTTGTTCATCCATGATCCGCGCTGGCCTGCTGCGGGAAGGATTGACCGGCTGACCCAGTCCATCGACGTGGGGCCGACATTTCTCGATATATTCGGAGTAGATGCCCCGCCTGAGACAGAAGGGCAGTCACTTCTGAAGCCGAATTCCAAGGATGCAGTTATCTTTGGCTATTTCGGCGGCGCAGTCAACGTAACCGATGGCCGCTATACCTACCACAGGTTTCCAGCCGATCTCCTGAAGCAGGATATCTATCAGTATACGGTTATGCCTACGCACATAACGCGGCCATTCACGCCGGAAGAGCTATCAGGAGCGACGCTGGCCAAGCCGTTTTCGTGGACCAAGGAGGTTCCTCTGCTGCGGGTGCCGGTGACCGAAAGATCGCCGATGTTCGACAATTATGGACCTGGAGCATTGCTTGAGAAACAAACGCGTCTCTATGATCTGGCGATCGATCCCGGGCAGGAGACGCCCCTTCAGGATCCCGCTCGGGAACGGTGGATGCTTGAGTTGATGAAGGCCCTCATGCGATCAAACGATGCGCCTGCGGAAGCCTTCAAGCGCCTCGAACTATAA
- a CDS encoding inositol monophosphatase family protein, which translates to MSSAFDLSALEARAAAAIEIARHVGREAARFRAEMGSGLKVENKGLQDFVTVADRNAERAIRDGLLGLFPQDTFVGEESGGGAGRAGTWVVDPIDGTTNYIRGFRHWGVSIAFCAEGRLEIGVVYDAAKDSVVSAIRGSGAFREGTPIRAAATSDPANAICILGHSRKTSFDEHLAISRRLHERGMDYRRMGAAAIDLLRVAEGAADLYYERHLNAWDMLAGALIACEAGAKVAMPALPALLFEGGPVVAYSPGLAREFEFIMEIEGLAPMTD; encoded by the coding sequence ATGAGTTCCGCATTCGATCTCTCCGCCCTTGAGGCCCGCGCTGCGGCTGCGATAGAGATCGCACGTCATGTCGGCCGCGAGGCGGCCCGCTTCCGCGCGGAAATGGGTTCGGGATTGAAGGTCGAAAACAAGGGCCTGCAGGATTTCGTGACCGTCGCCGACCGCAATGCCGAGCGGGCCATTCGCGACGGGCTGCTTGGGCTGTTCCCGCAAGACACCTTTGTGGGTGAGGAAAGCGGCGGCGGAGCCGGCCGCGCTGGAACCTGGGTAGTCGATCCGATCGACGGTACAACGAACTACATTAGAGGCTTCCGCCACTGGGGCGTATCGATCGCATTTTGCGCCGAAGGCCGCCTGGAGATCGGCGTCGTTTACGATGCCGCCAAGGATTCTGTCGTCTCGGCAATCCGTGGCAGCGGCGCGTTTCGCGAGGGGACACCCATTCGTGCTGCAGCGACGAGCGATCCGGCCAATGCCATCTGCATCCTCGGCCATTCGCGCAAAACGAGCTTCGACGAGCACCTTGCCATCTCCCGGCGCCTACATGAGCGCGGAATGGACTACCGCCGCATGGGCGCGGCCGCGATCGACCTCCTACGTGTCGCCGAGGGTGCGGCCGATCTCTATTACGAGCGGCATCTGAACGCATGGGATATGCTCGCAGGCGCACTGATCGCTTGCGAAGCGGGCGCGAAAGTCGCCATGCCCGCGTTACCGGCTCTTCTGTTCGAAGGCGGCCCGGTCGTCGCCTATTCGCCGGGGCTTGCCCGGGAATTCGAATTCATCATGGAGATCGAGGGTTTGGCGCCGATGACGGACTAA
- a CDS encoding LacI family DNA-binding transcriptional regulator, with protein MADKDKGPRRVTSFDVARVAGVSRAAVSRAFTPDASVSAKTREKVYQAAKELGYRVNYLARSLTNKRSDLVGVVAAGLDNPFRTLQIEHLARTLIFRNFRPILLPTSKEADTSTVIGQLLHYAVSGVIVTSDAPPTEICEQCAAEGVPIVLINKGDEIPFVDRIISDDHTAGNLAADHLVDKGARRLAAIAASSVSYTARRRSEAFLSRCRQRGLEAQLFTVALNDYRSGFDAASGLISLGIDGAFCANDYMACGVIDRLMSGRSRQDVPAMRVIGHDDIPQASWSAYELTTIRQPCDLQADQAIGLLMSRMAKPDMTARVEFTPVSLIKRRTA; from the coding sequence TTGGCAGACAAGGATAAAGGACCGCGCAGAGTAACGTCCTTCGACGTGGCGCGTGTTGCGGGCGTCTCGCGCGCGGCCGTATCGCGCGCATTCACGCCGGATGCGAGCGTTTCGGCGAAGACCCGCGAAAAGGTCTATCAAGCGGCCAAGGAGCTCGGCTACCGCGTCAACTACCTCGCGCGGAGCCTGACGAACAAGCGCTCCGATCTCGTCGGCGTCGTCGCCGCCGGGCTGGACAACCCATTCCGCACGCTTCAGATCGAGCATCTGGCGCGCACGCTCATTTTCCGCAATTTCCGTCCGATTCTGTTGCCGACCTCCAAGGAGGCGGATACCTCGACCGTCATCGGCCAGCTTCTGCATTATGCCGTCTCCGGCGTAATCGTGACATCGGACGCGCCGCCGACGGAAATCTGCGAGCAGTGCGCCGCCGAGGGCGTGCCGATCGTGCTGATCAACAAGGGCGACGAGATTCCCTTTGTCGACCGCATCATTTCCGATGACCACACCGCCGGAAATCTGGCCGCCGATCACCTGGTCGATAAAGGCGCCAGGCGTCTCGCCGCAATTGCCGCGTCCTCCGTCTCCTACACGGCACGCCGCCGCAGCGAGGCCTTCCTTTCCCGCTGCCGCCAGCGCGGCCTCGAGGCGCAGCTCTTCACCGTCGCCCTAAACGACTATCGAAGCGGCTTCGACGCGGCATCCGGGCTCATCTCCTTGGGAATCGACGGCGCCTTCTGCGCCAACGACTACATGGCCTGCGGCGTGATCGACCGTCTGATGTCGGGCCGCAGCCGCCAAGACGTACCCGCCATGCGCGTGATCGGCCATGACGATATTCCCCAGGCAAGCTGGTCTGCCTATGAGCTCACAACCATCCGCCAGCCGTGCGACCTTCAGGCCGACCAGGCGATCGGCCTGCTGATGAGCCGGATGGCTAAGCCGGATATGACGGCGCGCGTAGAATTCACACCCGTTTCGTTGATCAAGAGAAGGACTGCCTGA
- a CDS encoding glycerophosphodiester phosphodiesterase, producing the protein MQRDFSAFFERYGWPAGKGRLPLCIGHRGASGHARENTLAAFRLAADLGAEMWELDTQLTKDGVVVVSHDDHLERVFGVDKRISEMIATELAALDGVDVPTFEAVAALGRATGTGLYIELKAPGSGLPCWQQLLEKGQRFACLGSFDIAQVRELREAGCDFPLSVLVRVGDNPHVIGDEADADILHLCWERAGERPQDLVTPALMERAFATGREIVLWHEERRPILDEIMKLPVLGICTDLPDMMRTVPGGERAFGRQG; encoded by the coding sequence ATGCAACGCGATTTCTCAGCCTTCTTCGAGCGCTATGGCTGGCCCGCCGGCAAGGGCCGGCTGCCTCTCTGCATCGGCCATCGTGGCGCAAGCGGGCATGCCCGCGAAAATACGCTCGCCGCCTTCCGTCTGGCGGCGGACCTCGGGGCAGAAATGTGGGAGCTCGACACGCAGTTGACCAAGGACGGCGTAGTCGTCGTTTCCCATGACGACCATCTCGAGCGCGTCTTCGGCGTGGACAAGCGTATTTCGGAGATGATCGCAACCGAGCTTGCCGCGCTGGACGGCGTCGACGTCCCGACCTTCGAGGCGGTCGCCGCCCTTGGCCGCGCGACCGGAACCGGGCTCTATATTGAGCTGAAAGCACCGGGAAGCGGCCTCCCTTGCTGGCAGCAACTGCTCGAAAAGGGCCAGCGCTTCGCCTGCCTCGGCTCCTTCGACATCGCACAGGTCCGCGAGCTTCGCGAGGCCGGTTGCGACTTTCCGCTGTCTGTGCTTGTTCGCGTCGGCGATAATCCGCACGTGATCGGCGACGAGGCGGATGCCGATATCTTGCATCTTTGCTGGGAGCGCGCCGGCGAGCGGCCGCAGGATCTGGTCACCCCGGCACTGATGGAGCGCGCCTTCGCAACAGGCCGCGAGATCGTTTTGTGGCATGAGGAAAGACGGCCGATCCTCGATGAGATCATGAAGCTGCCGGTGCTGGGTATCTGCACGGATCTGCCGGATATGATGCGCACCGTGCCGGGTGGGGAAAGAGCGTTTGGCAGACAAGGATAA
- a CDS encoding ABC transporter ATP-binding protein has translation MRILLDNFSKSFGATKVIENMNLEVAHGEMLALLGPSGCGKSTTLFAICGIHRPTGGRILFGDRDVTDLPSQVRNIGVVFQSYALYPHMTVAENIGFPLRVKAMPSADIRKEVDRIAALVQIGNLMGRRPSELSGGQQQRVALARALIRKPDVLLLDEPLANLDAKLRLEMRSEIRRIQRETGITAILVTHDQVEAMSMCDRIAIMKEGEIIQIATPAEMYNDPRTAFVAGFLGNPPITFLHGVAAKGVFSIPGSEIKVPLPACVDASDGAKLILGVRPEHYNPTGDVPVTGVVNFAETQGRENLYDVRLAGGPLLRSIQPVRHDIKIGDEVTWAIDSRNVLIFDEDGRRL, from the coding sequence ATGCGTATCCTCCTCGACAATTTCTCGAAGAGCTTCGGCGCCACCAAGGTCATCGAGAACATGAACCTGGAAGTGGCTCACGGCGAGATGCTAGCCCTGCTCGGTCCGTCAGGCTGCGGCAAGTCGACGACGCTCTTTGCCATCTGCGGCATCCATCGCCCGACCGGGGGCCGCATCCTGTTCGGCGACCGCGATGTTACCGATCTTCCGAGCCAGGTGCGCAATATCGGCGTCGTGTTTCAGTCCTACGCGCTCTATCCGCACATGACGGTTGCCGAAAACATCGGCTTTCCGCTGAGGGTCAAGGCAATGCCCTCAGCCGACATCCGCAAGGAGGTCGACCGCATCGCTGCTCTCGTGCAGATCGGCAACCTGATGGGCCGCCGCCCCTCTGAGCTTTCCGGCGGGCAGCAGCAGCGCGTGGCGCTCGCCCGCGCGCTGATCCGCAAACCGGACGTCCTGCTTCTCGACGAGCCGCTCGCCAATCTCGACGCAAAGCTCCGGCTGGAGATGCGCTCGGAAATCCGTCGCATCCAGCGCGAGACGGGCATCACCGCGATCCTGGTCACCCACGACCAGGTGGAAGCCATGAGCATGTGCGACCGCATCGCCATCATGAAGGAAGGTGAGATCATACAGATTGCAACACCGGCAGAGATGTATAACGACCCGCGCACCGCCTTCGTTGCCGGCTTCCTGGGAAACCCGCCGATCACCTTCCTGCACGGCGTGGCGGCAAAGGGTGTCTTCTCCATTCCAGGCAGCGAGATCAAAGTTCCACTCCCCGCTTGCGTGGACGCCTCGGATGGCGCCAAGCTGATACTCGGCGTGCGGCCGGAGCACTACAATCCAACCGGCGACGTGCCGGTCACAGGCGTCGTGAACTTCGCCGAAACGCAGGGCCGTGAAAATCTTTATGACGTGCGGCTTGCCGGGGGACCACTGCTGCGCTCCATCCAGCCGGTCCGCCACGACATCAAGATCGGCGACGAGGTCACCTGGGCAATCGACAGCCGCAACGTGCTCATTTTCGACGAAGACGGACGGAGGCTCTGA
- a CDS encoding carbohydrate ABC transporter permease, producing MAEKSQPSANYRTWPVVLALAIVSLPLVLMYAYLFIDTITDKQPAALMPDTLTLRHWTFLWQTPPGRPNIWLVTLNTLIFTASTTAVVLLVSSMAGYVLSRLNVPARGFFLAGVMVLHAFPSVTLIIAIFIVLQMVGLYNSLIGVILVKAAIDLPLGIWLMKGFYDSVPWEIEMAGVVDGASRFRVWRSLVLPQVRPAIMALALFSFLSGWGEFILPQVLAPGGQVQVLSVYLSGLIADDNNFDFGTFKAVGVFYVIPVLLLYGFFHKYLMNIYGGGSKG from the coding sequence ATGGCGGAGAAATCGCAGCCCTCGGCGAACTACCGCACCTGGCCGGTCGTTCTGGCGCTCGCCATCGTCAGCCTGCCGCTGGTGCTGATGTATGCCTATCTCTTCATCGATACGATCACCGACAAGCAACCGGCGGCGCTGATGCCGGATACGCTTACCCTGCGGCACTGGACATTCCTTTGGCAGACGCCGCCTGGAAGGCCGAACATCTGGCTGGTGACGCTGAACACGCTGATCTTCACGGCGAGTACGACGGCCGTCGTACTCCTTGTCTCTTCCATGGCGGGCTATGTGCTGTCGCGGTTGAACGTGCCTGCCCGCGGCTTCTTCCTTGCCGGCGTCATGGTGCTGCACGCCTTCCCGTCGGTCACACTCATCATCGCGATCTTCATCGTACTGCAGATGGTCGGCCTCTATAATTCACTGATCGGCGTCATCCTTGTGAAGGCCGCGATCGACCTGCCACTCGGCATATGGCTGATGAAAGGCTTCTACGACAGCGTGCCCTGGGAGATAGAAATGGCCGGTGTCGTCGACGGCGCCTCGCGCTTCCGGGTCTGGCGCAGTCTCGTGCTGCCGCAGGTGCGTCCGGCGATCATGGCGCTGGCGCTCTTCTCCTTCCTTTCGGGCTGGGGAGAATTCATCCTGCCGCAGGTATTGGCCCCAGGCGGTCAGGTACAGGTGCTCTCGGTCTACCTTTCGGGGCTGATCGCCGATGACAACAATTTCGACTTCGGCACCTTCAAGGCGGTAGGCGTGTTCTACGTGATCCCGGTGCTGCTGCTTTACGGATTCTTCCACAAATATCTCATGAATATCTATGGCGGCGGGAGCAAAGGCTGA
- a CDS encoding sugar ABC transporter permease, translating into MRSSRTLGLIMIAPAAIMIVLFFLMPVVLTAVFSFTNMTTATGISGGAYQIAPNSLIALKDEMPEVVQQLTEPRYAIDEEGIKGVEGLALGPGIATELREKHLGEVFSSRREAERMIKDLNDRPSTRDVKQISEQFNRSVANLRFSSKEDLFASLDKFGFKMTSEQKEGLASATYTGWSWTTENFSRIASSPDMAQILFNTLLYVALVLVLFNTSYAMLLAIWTHYMPNTQATIFRSVWLLPRITPVVIYVLMWKWLAWDTGFISTFMGKFGYSPKNYLLDNAYNAWLFVVLINGFIGASMGMLVFSSALKAIPKSQFFASEVDGASRWQQIRYIILPQMRWPILFVTCYQTLSLLASFNEILLSTRGGPGKATEVWSLAAYHTALNNYAGNLEYGLGAAMALVLVIIGIILSLAYLRVFNYATLVARPLIED; encoded by the coding sequence ATGAGATCGTCCAGAACGCTCGGGCTCATAATGATCGCGCCGGCCGCGATCATGATTGTGCTGTTCTTCTTGATGCCGGTAGTGCTAACCGCCGTCTTTTCCTTCACGAACATGACGACCGCCACGGGCATTTCGGGCGGCGCCTACCAGATCGCCCCAAATTCGCTCATCGCGCTCAAGGACGAGATGCCGGAGGTCGTGCAGCAGCTTACCGAGCCGCGCTACGCGATCGACGAGGAGGGTATCAAAGGCGTCGAGGGCCTTGCGCTTGGGCCTGGCATCGCCACGGAGCTGCGCGAAAAACATCTCGGTGAGGTCTTCTCCTCGCGCCGCGAAGCCGAGCGCATGATCAAGGATCTTAACGACCGGCCGTCGACCCGGGACGTCAAGCAAATCTCAGAGCAGTTCAACCGCTCCGTTGCCAATCTGCGTTTCTCGAGCAAGGAGGACCTTTTCGCCTCGCTCGACAAGTTCGGCTTCAAGATGACGTCGGAACAGAAGGAAGGCCTCGCCAGCGCGACCTATACCGGCTGGAGCTGGACGACGGAGAACTTCTCGCGCATCGCCTCGTCACCGGACATGGCGCAGATCCTTTTCAACACATTGCTCTACGTCGCCCTTGTGCTCGTGCTCTTCAACACGAGCTACGCCATGCTCCTGGCGATCTGGACTCACTACATGCCGAACACGCAGGCAACGATTTTTCGCTCCGTCTGGCTCCTGCCGCGCATCACGCCCGTCGTTATCTATGTGCTGATGTGGAAATGGCTCGCCTGGGATACCGGCTTCATCTCCACCTTCATGGGCAAGTTCGGCTACTCGCCGAAGAACTATCTTCTCGACAACGCTTATAACGCTTGGCTCTTCGTGGTGCTGATCAACGGCTTCATCGGCGCCTCGATGGGCATGCTGGTCTTTTCCTCGGCGCTGAAGGCGATCCCGAAGAGCCAGTTCTTCGCAAGCGAGGTGGACGGCGCCAGCCGCTGGCAGCAGATCCGCTACATCATCCTGCCGCAGATGCGCTGGCCGATCCTGTTCGTCACCTGCTACCAGACGCTGTCGCTGCTTGCCTCCTTCAACGAAATCCTCCTTTCGACCCGCGGCGGGCCGGGCAAGGCGACCGAAGTCTGGTCGCTTGCCGCCTATCACACGGCGCTCAATAACTATGCCGGCAATCTGGAATATGGCCTTGGCGCCGCTATGGCGCTGGTCCTCGTGATTATCGGCATCATCCTGTCGCTCGCCTATCTGCGCGTCTTCAATTACGCCACGCTGGTTGCGCGGCCGCTCATCGAGGATTGA
- a CDS encoding extracellular solute-binding protein, whose amino-acid sequence MTILPTLKCMTVAAAILASTTALSFAKDLTVTVWAGGTGPNDVYRLDAIDIAAEQLQREAAIKGEDLKIKVEKKAYSGWEDFKQAMTLAAEAKTAPNIVVTGHEDIGPWAQSGLIVPIEDYVDLDSWPLNNIYENLMDIASFSGTVYGIPQDAESRPMFFWKPHMKAIGYNDADLDALPQKVQDGSYTMKNLLEDAKKMQDKGLVQPGYGFYPRYTNGPDFWQFYTSFGGTMEEDGKLVFDKAAMQRAYQFFADAVKDGVTKKNHIGMPADQWWKEVASGKAGIWHGGTWHYARYVNQEGLKDFFGNVIFTLIPAGEGGKANTLTHPLVYLLTSGHDKDDTEIAAQLIKIASEPRINVLHAVKSAHLGISKSETEIELYSSDRWTREATERLLPYANAMPNNADFGTYWNIMWKGLEASWTGAKSVDAAVNDVEGELKNTLGDKIIIR is encoded by the coding sequence ATGACTATTCTGCCGACACTGAAGTGCATGACCGTCGCGGCCGCCATCCTAGCCTCGACGACCGCCCTGTCCTTTGCCAAGGATCTGACCGTTACGGTCTGGGCCGGCGGCACAGGCCCAAACGACGTCTATCGCCTCGACGCAATCGATATTGCAGCCGAGCAGCTTCAGCGGGAAGCCGCTATCAAGGGCGAAGACCTCAAGATCAAGGTCGAGAAAAAGGCCTATAGCGGCTGGGAGGACTTCAAGCAGGCGATGACGCTTGCCGCCGAGGCGAAAACCGCTCCGAACATCGTCGTCACCGGCCACGAGGACATTGGCCCCTGGGCACAGTCCGGCTTGATCGTGCCGATTGAGGACTATGTCGACCTCGATTCCTGGCCGCTTAACAACATCTATGAAAACCTAATGGACATTGCCTCCTTCAGCGGCACGGTCTACGGCATCCCGCAGGACGCCGAGTCCCGCCCGATGTTCTTCTGGAAGCCTCACATGAAGGCGATCGGCTATAACGATGCTGATCTCGACGCTCTGCCGCAGAAGGTCCAGGACGGCAGCTACACGATGAAGAACCTGCTGGAAGACGCCAAGAAGATGCAGGACAAGGGCCTCGTGCAGCCAGGCTATGGCTTCTACCCGCGCTACACCAACGGTCCGGATTTCTGGCAGTTTTACACGAGCTTCGGCGGGACGATGGAAGAAGACGGCAAGCTGGTCTTCGACAAAGCTGCGATGCAGCGCGCGTACCAATTCTTCGCCGACGCTGTAAAAGACGGCGTCACCAAGAAGAACCATATCGGGATGCCGGCCGACCAGTGGTGGAAGGAAGTGGCTTCCGGCAAGGCCGGGATCTGGCACGGCGGCACCTGGCATTATGCCCGCTACGTCAACCAGGAAGGCTTGAAGGACTTTTTCGGCAACGTCATCTTCACGCTGATCCCGGCCGGCGAAGGCGGCAAAGCCAACACGCTGACGCATCCGCTCGTCTATCTTCTGACCTCGGGCCACGACAAGGACGACACCGAGATTGCCGCCCAGTTGATCAAGATCGCCTCCGAGCCGCGCATCAATGTGCTGCATGCGGTCAAGTCCGCTCATCTCGGCATTTCGAAGTCGGAAACCGAGATCGAGCTCTACTCCTCCGACCGCTGGACGCGCGAAGCCACCGAGCGGCTTCTGCCCTACGCCAACGCGATGCCCAACAATGCCGATTTCGGCACCTACTGGAACATCATGTGGAAGGGCCTCGAGGCCTCCTGGACAGGCGCCAAGAGCGTCGATGCTGCCGTCAACGACGTAGAAGGCGAGCTGAAAAACACGCTCGGCGACAAAATCATCATCCGCTAA
- a CDS encoding TetR/AcrR family transcriptional regulator, with the protein MRVKKHPEIRSGELLDCAQRLFFAHGYNHTTINDIIREAGVSKGAFYHYFPSKEALLEAFAARLARESLEEIRPLLDDPTLDAVGRLNTLFAGSRRLKVELAPQLRTVFDVIFRPENIVLFHRIDQAVTRIVVPLLADVLREGTEEGLFDAPDPEAFAEMLLLFRLSLSSVMHEALIRSREGNIEQAVKMLDDRLRLYGTAIDRILKLPEGTIEVTETSFVRALLDDSQ; encoded by the coding sequence ATGCGTGTCAAAAAACACCCAGAAATCCGCTCGGGCGAATTGTTGGATTGCGCTCAGCGGCTCTTCTTCGCTCATGGCTACAATCATACCACGATTAACGACATCATTCGCGAAGCAGGCGTGTCGAAGGGTGCCTTCTATCACTATTTTCCTTCCAAGGAGGCGCTGCTTGAAGCATTCGCTGCCCGCCTTGCCCGCGAAAGCCTTGAAGAGATTCGACCGCTCCTCGACGATCCTACGCTCGACGCCGTGGGACGGCTGAACACCTTGTTCGCCGGATCGCGGCGCCTCAAGGTCGAGCTTGCCCCGCAACTGCGAACAGTATTCGATGTCATTTTCCGCCCGGAAAACATCGTGCTGTTCCACCGCATCGATCAGGCTGTGACCCGCATCGTGGTCCCGCTTTTGGCCGATGTTCTCCGAGAGGGAACAGAGGAGGGTCTCTTCGATGCGCCAGACCCCGAAGCGTTCGCAGAGATGCTTCTTCTCTTTCGGCTTTCCCTCAGCAGCGTGATGCACGAGGCCCTGATAAGGAGCCGCGAGGGCAATATCGAGCAGGCCGTGAAGATGCTCGACGATCGCCTCAGGCTCTATGGTACTGCCATCGATCGCATCCTGAAGTTGCCCGAGGGAACGATCGAAGTAACTGAAACGAGCTTTGTCCGAGCTTTGCTTGATGACTCTCAATAA
- a CDS encoding efflux RND transporter periplasmic adaptor subunit, whose product MKPFRLLSVVVALSVAGGLAAWYVWRPIPVSVVVPARGSAAEIVYASGVVEPLTWAKVTPLVRERIVEQCNCEGAAVKKGDILARLDDSEARAALAELEARLALAEQEFRRYNLMLEKNTAAQQSVDRASSEVEQLKALAAGQRARLDSYIIRAPIDGVVLRQDGEVGEVADLGTALFWVGEQKPLLVVADVNEEDIPRLRLGQKALLKSDAFKDQTLDATVSSITPKGDPVTKTYRVKLRLPDDTPLMIGMSTDVNVIVHVSENALLVPTVAMQTEKVFTVEGNSARLREIKTGIRGPSGIEIRSGLDEKARVISPFPQDLKDGAWVKITGAAK is encoded by the coding sequence GTGAAACCGTTCCGCTTGCTTTCCGTTGTCGTCGCCCTCTCCGTGGCAGGCGGTTTGGCTGCTTGGTACGTCTGGCGCCCCATCCCCGTATCGGTCGTCGTCCCCGCGCGTGGTAGTGCTGCCGAAATCGTCTATGCCAGTGGCGTTGTCGAACCTCTCACTTGGGCAAAAGTCACGCCGCTGGTGCGCGAACGGATCGTCGAGCAATGCAACTGCGAAGGTGCAGCCGTAAAAAAGGGCGACATACTTGCTCGCCTCGATGATAGCGAGGCGAGGGCGGCCCTTGCCGAACTCGAGGCGCGGCTCGCGCTGGCGGAGCAGGAATTTCGGCGCTACAATTTGATGCTGGAGAAAAACACCGCAGCCCAGCAGTCAGTCGACCGGGCAAGCAGTGAGGTGGAGCAGCTCAAGGCGCTGGCCGCCGGCCAAAGGGCGCGCCTTGACAGCTATATCATTCGCGCTCCGATCGATGGTGTCGTGCTTCGCCAGGACGGCGAGGTGGGCGAGGTCGCAGATCTAGGAACGGCGCTCTTCTGGGTCGGGGAACAAAAACCGCTGCTCGTGGTCGCCGATGTCAACGAGGAGGATATTCCGCGGCTCCGGCTGGGGCAGAAGGCCCTGCTCAAATCGGATGCCTTCAAGGATCAGACCCTCGATGCAACCGTCAGCAGCATAACGCCGAAGGGCGATCCGGTGACGAAGACTTATCGCGTGAAGCTGCGTCTTCCCGACGACACGCCGCTGATGATCGGTATGTCGACCGATGTGAACGTCATCGTCCACGTCTCGGAAAACGCATTGCTGGTCCCCACCGTTGCGATGCAGACTGAGAAGGTCTTCACCGTCGAAGGAAACTCTGCCCGGCTACGTGAGATCAAAACCGGTATCCGCGGCCCGAGTGGCATCGAGATTAGGTCCGGTCTGGATGAAAAGGCGCGGGTGATTTCACCGTTTCCGCAAGATCTGAAGGATGGGGCCTGGGTCAAGATAACCGGTGCTGCGAAGTGA